The following proteins are co-located in the Leucoraja erinacea ecotype New England chromosome 4, Leri_hhj_1, whole genome shotgun sequence genome:
- the LOC129696150 gene encoding protein NYNRIN-like, with translation MMRQVKSLYMGSSESEKPMPTINDVLLLQGDASANVIMEWEQLGCRKADSGLWLTPAGQTCMTDQLATWVVDCLHLATHCGATLLVDALLQAWWHPRLKVLAAQTSARCLTCATHNPGKGVVCQTGRTPLPTAPFETLQMDFIDLPKCQCYKHVLVIVDVFSRWIEAFPTTDCTASTVVSILLRQVVPRFGVPNTISSDNGPHFIAAINKELYRQLGVTQRLHCAYRPQAAGMVERLNQTLKTKLAKLVDQSGSTWVKMLPVALFQIRVLPAGKTRLSPAEIIYGRPLRTPWTDIIPATMTLHHMTEEMIRNKSLRSGSLWH, from the exons ATGATGAGGCAGGTGAAAAGCCTTTATATGGGCTCGTCTGAATCTGAGAAACCTATGCCAACCATAAATGATGTATTGCTCTTACAGGGGGACGCCTCTGCTAATGTTATAATGGAATGGGAGCAGCTGGGCTGTCGGAAGGCTGACTCTGGATTGTGGCTCACGCCGGCCGGACAGACCTGTATGACAGACCAGTTAGCGACCTGGGTCGTTGATTGCCTACATTTAGCCACTCACTGTGGGGCCACCTTGCTAGTAGACGCTCTCTTACAGGCATGGTGGCATCCTCGACTTAAGGTTTTGGCAGCCCAAACTAGTGCGCGGTGCCTCACCTGTGCTACACACAACCCTGGTAAAGGAGTTGTCTGCCAGACGGGTCGTACTCCATTACCTACTGCTCCGTTTGAAACCTTGCAGATGGATTTTATTGATTTGCCTAAGTGTCAGTGTTATAAACATGTACTTGTTATTGTTGATGTGTTTTCTAGGTGGATTGAAGCCTTTCCAACCACTGATTGCACTGCCTCTACGGTGGTGTCTATTTTATTACGGCAGGTTGTTCCTCGTTTCGGGGTTCCAAACACCATCAGTTCGGATAACGGCCCTCACTTCATTGCCGCTATCAATAAAGAATTGTACAGACAGCTGGGCGTAACCCAGCGGCTGCATTGTGCTTATCGCCCACAAGCTGCAGGAATGGTGGAACGCTTGAACCAGACCCTGAAGACCAAGCTTGCCAAGCTGGTGGACCAATCAGGCTCCACCTGGGTTAAAATGTTGCCTGTTGCTTTGTTCCAGATCAGAGTCCTTCCAGCAGGGAAGACAAGGTTGTCTCCTGCAGAGATCATCTATGGCCGACCTCTGCGCACCCCTTGGACAGACATTATCCCGGCCACAATGACGTTGCATCACATGACGGAGGAGATG ATACGAAATAAATCACTGAGATCAGGGTCTTTGTGGCATTAA